The following proteins are encoded in a genomic region of Nicotiana sylvestris chromosome 4, ASM39365v2, whole genome shotgun sequence:
- the LOC138889949 gene encoding uncharacterized protein produces MGALKKLNLEWDVFTNLRVAQLNELDEFRYHAYTSSSFYKMKVKYLHDKYILNKEIKEGDLVLLFNSQLQMFSEKLKSKWSGPFEGVGVTPFGALDMKNKNDEVFRANGHWVKYYLGKVDDGHVVAVLHFK; encoded by the coding sequence atgggggctttgaagaagttgaaccttgaATGGGATGTCTTCACCAACTTAAGGGTGGCACAATTGAATGAGCTAGATGAGTTCCGGTACCATGCATATACAAGTTCATCCTTCTACAAGATGAAGGTaaagtacctccatgacaagtacatttTGAACAAGGAGAttaaagaaggtgatcttgtgttgTTATTCAATTCTCAATTACAAATGTTTTCGGAAAAGttgaagtcaaaatggagtggcccatTTGAGGGTGTTGGTGTGACACCCTTTGGTGCATTGGACAtgaaaaataagaatgatgaAGTATTTAGAGCTAATGGGCACTGGGTGAAGTATTATTTGGGAAAAGTTGATGATGGACACGTCGTGGCAGTTCTTCATTTCAAGTGA
- the LOC138889950 gene encoding uncharacterized protein produces MPWFADLENYLVSGIIMVEFCSNQRKKLNRDCQDYLFRICTDRVIKRCVPKEEQSEILGVCHSSPYGGHHGEARTAAKVLSCSFYWPTLYKDASELVKHCDECQRPAFETLLTKYGVTHKVTTPYNPQASGQVEVSNREIKSILSKTVNANWIDWSKKLDDALWAYRTAHKTLIGMSP; encoded by the exons ATGCCTTGGTTCGCGGATTTGGAAAATTATCTTGTGAGTGGAATCATTATGGTTGAGTTctgttcaaaccaaaggaagaagctcaaccGGGATTGTCAAGACTACCTTTTCCGGATTTGCACGGATAGAGTGATTAAAAGATGTGTACCGAAGGAGGAGCAAAGTGAAATTCTTGGGGTTTGTCACTCTTCAccttatggtggtcaccatggtgaaGCAAGAACGGCGGCCAAAGTCTTAAGTTGCAGTTTTTATTGGCCCACtctttacaaggatgcaagtgagcttgtcaagcattgtgatgaatgccaaaggcCG GCTTTTGAaaccttactcaccaagtatggtgtcactcacaaagtTACGACCCCCTAtaatcctcaagcaagtggtcaagtggaagtctccaaccgggagataaagagtattttgtcaaagacAGTGAATGCCAACTGGATTGATTGGTCaaagaaacttgatgatgctttatgggcttataggacggctCACAAAACACTGATTGGGATGTCTCCATAA